The following proteins come from a genomic window of Achromobacter deleyi:
- a CDS encoding YybH family protein codes for MFATPEEAEHAFYEALEQGDTVRLMQVWADDEEVVCIHPGGLRIVGHSAVHESWQHVLANGPLHIRPLRPLVMLSMMCAVHVLVEQVAVRTREGTQFANCYATNIYHKGPTGWRMVMHHASSAPTEAGVLDLHDVPDMLH; via the coding sequence ATGTTCGCCACGCCCGAAGAAGCAGAACACGCGTTCTACGAAGCCCTTGAGCAGGGGGACACCGTCCGCCTGATGCAAGTGTGGGCGGACGACGAGGAAGTCGTCTGCATCCACCCGGGAGGCCTGCGCATCGTCGGCCACTCGGCCGTGCACGAGTCCTGGCAGCACGTGCTGGCGAACGGACCGCTGCACATCCGGCCGCTGCGCCCGCTGGTCATGCTGAGCATGATGTGCGCGGTGCACGTGTTGGTCGAGCAGGTCGCGGTGCGCACGCGGGAAGGCACGCAGTTCGCCAACTGCTACGCCACCAACATCTATCACAAGGGTCCCACGGGCTGGCGCATGGTCATGCACCACGCCTCGTCGGCGCCCACCGAAGCCGGGGTGCTCGACTTGCACGACGTGCCCGACATGCTGCACTGA
- a CDS encoding zinc-finger domain-containing protein — protein sequence MTAAAPAAAPHEVIEVGAEDLPVFCPGPKAPLWSMHPRVFLDVARNGSARCAYCGAEYKLKPGTVLHGHH from the coding sequence ATGACCGCCGCTGCCCCGGCCGCCGCCCCCCACGAAGTCATCGAAGTCGGCGCCGAAGACCTGCCCGTGTTCTGTCCGGGTCCCAAGGCCCCGCTGTGGAGCATGCACCCGCGCGTCTTCCTGGACGTCGCCCGCAACGGCTCGGCGCGCTGCGCCTACTGCGGCGCCGAGTACAAGCTCAAGCCCGGCACCGTGCTGCACGGCCACCACTGA
- a CDS encoding AzlC family ABC transporter permease — protein sequence MSSESAFPETEDPREVRQARVAAFRAGVHAIVPALIATATWGLVTGVAMVKSGLTESMALAMTLLLYAGSAQLTSLPLIATGAPLWLIFAAGCVVNLRFLIFGAALQPYFRHLSWPKRLGLGYFTTDMGFVLFMPRFGDAAERGTREQLWYFIGTIAPGWLVWQTSSIVGIYLGTMVPAGWSLDFAAVLALLAITVPLANSKPMLVSMLAAGVVAWTGQVLPLRLGLAAAVIAGVVAGMWAERFFKARA from the coding sequence TTGTCCTCTGAGTCAGCGTTTCCCGAAACCGAAGACCCCCGGGAGGTCCGCCAGGCGCGCGTCGCCGCCTTCCGCGCCGGCGTGCATGCCATCGTGCCGGCCCTCATCGCCACGGCGACCTGGGGCCTGGTGACCGGCGTGGCCATGGTCAAGTCCGGCCTGACCGAATCCATGGCGCTGGCCATGACCCTGCTGTTGTACGCCGGATCGGCCCAGCTCACCTCCCTGCCGCTCATCGCCACCGGCGCGCCGTTGTGGCTGATCTTCGCCGCCGGCTGCGTGGTCAACCTGCGCTTCCTGATCTTCGGCGCGGCGTTGCAACCCTATTTTCGCCACCTGTCCTGGCCCAAGCGCCTGGGGCTGGGCTATTTCACCACCGACATGGGCTTCGTGCTGTTCATGCCGCGGTTCGGCGACGCCGCCGAGCGTGGCACCCGCGAACAGCTCTGGTACTTCATCGGCACCATCGCCCCGGGCTGGCTCGTCTGGCAGACCTCGTCGATTGTCGGGATCTACCTGGGCACCATGGTGCCGGCCGGCTGGTCGCTGGATTTCGCGGCGGTGCTGGCGTTGCTGGCCATCACGGTGCCGCTGGCCAATTCCAAGCCCATGCTGGTCTCGATGCTGGCCGCGGGCGTGGTCGCCTGGACCGGCCAGGTGCTGCCGTTGCGGCTGGGCCTGGCGGCCGCGGTCATCGCCGGCGTGGTGGCCGGCATGTGGGCCGAACGCTTCTTCAAGGCGCGCGCATGA
- a CDS encoding branched-chain amino acid transaminase, with protein MSMADRDGFIWYDGKLVPWRDATTHVLTHSLHYGLSVFEGVRAYRSEIGTAIFRLEDHTNRLFNSAHIYQIPMPFDRDTINEAQRMVVRENQLESGYLRPLVFYGPEKMGVSPKGAKVHVAIAAWPWGAYLGEEALSQGIRVKVSSFARQHVNVTMPRAKVATTYANSILANTEALQDGYDEALLLDTEGFVAEGSGENLFLVKDGVLCEPEIASALTGITRSTIHALAADFGLRVVTKRLTRDDVYIADEAFFTGTAAEVTPIREVDNRQIGSGRRGPVTEKLQKAFFDMVNGRNPKYHHWLSKV; from the coding sequence ATGTCGATGGCTGACCGCGATGGCTTCATCTGGTATGACGGCAAGCTCGTGCCCTGGCGCGACGCGACCACGCACGTGCTGACGCACTCCCTGCACTATGGCCTGTCGGTGTTCGAGGGCGTGCGCGCCTATCGCTCCGAGATCGGCACCGCCATCTTCCGCCTCGAAGACCACACCAACCGCCTGTTCAACTCGGCGCACATCTACCAGATCCCGATGCCGTTCGATCGCGACACGATCAACGAGGCCCAGCGGATGGTGGTGCGCGAGAACCAGCTCGAATCCGGCTACCTGCGCCCGCTGGTGTTCTACGGTCCCGAAAAGATGGGCGTGTCGCCCAAGGGCGCCAAGGTGCACGTGGCGATCGCCGCCTGGCCCTGGGGCGCCTATCTGGGCGAGGAAGCCCTGTCGCAGGGCATCCGGGTCAAGGTGTCGTCGTTCGCCCGCCAGCACGTCAACGTGACGATGCCGCGCGCCAAGGTCGCCACCACCTACGCCAACTCGATCCTGGCCAACACCGAGGCCCTGCAGGACGGCTACGACGAGGCCCTGCTGCTGGACACCGAGGGCTTCGTGGCCGAAGGCTCCGGCGAAAACCTGTTCCTGGTCAAGGACGGCGTGCTGTGCGAACCCGAGATCGCCTCCGCCCTGACCGGCATCACCCGCTCCACCATCCACGCCCTGGCGGCCGACTTCGGCCTGCGCGTGGTGACCAAGCGGCTGACCCGCGACGACGTCTACATCGCCGACGAAGCCTTCTTCACCGGCACCGCCGCCGAAGTCACGCCGATCCGCGAGGTCGACAACCGCCAGATCGGCTCGGGCCGGCGCGGCCCGGTCACCGAGAAGCTGCAGAAAGCGTTTTTTGACATGGTGAATGGCCGCAACCCGAAGTACCATCACTGGCTGAGCAAAGTCTGA